The sequence TGACATAGCCGCTCAGCCGCGCCTTGCCCTCCCGCGGCAGGGCCTTGACGATCAGCTGGACACTCTTGCCGGGAGGCAGTTGCATTGCGGCAAGTTCGGCGTTCAACTCGCTGCTGGTGGTTTCCGGGGGAGACAGGGTAATCTCCTGCTCTCCCTGGTTGGTCAGGATGGCGCGCGCTTCCGTTTCAGTCCCCGGCGTCAGTTTGCCCAACTCGACCTGCTCGGGTTCCAGCACCAGCTCCGGCATGACCGTCCCGCGCAGGTGGAACTGGGCAACCGGCTGCGCCGGATCGTTGACGTAGAGATAAACGGTCTTCACCACGGCGCCGCGAAACCGGGCGGAATCGAAGGTGGTCCGGATTTCGCCGGTGCCACCGGGGGGGAT is a genomic window of Desulfuromonadales bacterium containing:
- a CDS encoding DUF1573 domain-containing protein, with protein sequence MKTIFLGFLSVFLLLLPAEAPAGGPKLVAADADFSFGQVFQGTKVEHTFRFRNNGEAPLAVEKVRSSCGCTAALLSATSIPPGGTGEIRTTFDSARFRGAVVKTVYLYVNDPAQPVAQFHLRGTVMPELVLEPEQVELGKLTPGTETEARAILTNQGEQEITLSPPETTSSELNAELAAMQLPPGKSVQLIVKALPREGKARLSGYVMIKTSSPRVPMLRLPVYGNVGENSPGR